One genomic segment of Gossypium arboreum isolate Shixiya-1 chromosome 3, ASM2569848v2, whole genome shotgun sequence includes these proteins:
- the LOC128290551 gene encoding uncharacterized protein LOC128290551: MSTRDTRRRGTRGRGKGRGSTRAGSSASGHMPARETPASPVLERVAGVSTGSVAQGSIFERLRSNGAEIFRGVSGVAPNVAKYRLEATDWIMDDLDYTVEQKLKGAMSLLRDEAYQWWLTMREGTQADRLTCDFFKVSFQGKYVGTSYVDARRKEFLNLTQGNKTVAAYEAKFLQLSHYARGIVATEYEHCVGFEDGLRDELRI, from the exons ATGAGCACTAGAGATACTCGTAGAAGGGGTACGCGAGGCCGTGGTAAAGGCAGAGGGAGTACTAGGGCTGGGTCTTCAGCTTCGGGTCACATGCCTGCTAGGGAGACACCGGCTTCACCG GTTCTCGAAAGGGTTGCTGGAGTGAGTACAGGGTCAGTAGCCCAGGGGTCAATTTTTGAGCGACTCCGATCCAATggggcggagatctttaggggtgtttctggagtagccccgaatgtggcaaaATATCGGCTAGAGGCTACAGactggattatggatgatcttgaCTATACTGTGGAACAGAAACTGAAAGGGGCAATGTCGTTACTGCGAGACgaggcttatcaatggtggctCACTATGAGGGAAGGTACGCAAGCTGACCGTCTGACATGTGATTTCTTCAAAGTGtccttccaagggaagtatgtgggtacaagttatgtggacgcccgaaGGAAGGAATTTCTGAACCTGACCCAAGGGAACAAGACTGTGGCGGCTTATGAGGCAAAGTTTCTGCAGTTGAGTCATTATGCTCGTGGGATAGTAGCTACTGAGTATGAACATTGTGTGGGGTTCGAAGATGGACTTCGGGATGAATTGAGAATTTGA